Proteins encoded together in one Coffea arabica cultivar ET-39 chromosome 2c, Coffea Arabica ET-39 HiFi, whole genome shotgun sequence window:
- the LOC113726387 gene encoding kinesin-like protein KIN-12D isoform X1 yields MKGDGNGNTRTVANVVTPRSTRTIGRANNSSYSECNSTQSTPTKSVSKPQNPGLCLASGSRPPPSGGARMSNFAALSKGIPISCNSVTVVNSVEVPHFELKEDHSFWLEHNVQVLIRVRPLSNAEKSTHGYSRCLKQESAQTITWIGQPETRFTFDHVACESIDQETLFRLVGLPMVENCLSGYNSCMFAYGQTGSGKTHTMLGDIDELEIKPSLNRGMTPRIFEFLFARIRAEEESRKDEKLRYHCKCSFLEIYNEQISDLLDPSSTNLQLREDIKKGVYVENLSEFEVQTVGDILRLLRQGSSNRKVAATNMNRESSRSHSVFTCEIESSWEKDSTCNFRFARLNLVDLAGSERQKTSGAEGERLKEAANINKSLSTLGHVIMVLVDVANGRPRHIPYRDSRLTFLLQDSLGGNSKTMIIANVSPSICSAAETLNTLKFAQRAKLIQNNAVVNEDTSGDVVTLQNQIRLLKEELSVLKHQNVSRALTFGPLMVNNTHEDGSSCYEEAFEIDQQPYLLDKDKGSLRLSTKQFKSLETTLAGALRREKMAEISIKQLEAEIEQLNRLVRQREEDTRCTKMMLKFREDKIQRLESLLGGLMPTDAYLLEENRELSNEVQLLRAKVEKNPEVTRFALENIRLLEQLRRFQDFYEEGEREMLSAEVSELRDQLIFSLDGTLKQLNHLDMSMLPNQRIDVLEENDSVHEELKRTLCELEECRTNLNRCLEYNAKLSREVEDLHSSLSISRSGAEEQDGNIKVIKESITEAPSFHNEPIEAAQKVKKETWPGNMNEQIEEVLDLQLELDIVKVILKEERSYRQQAETRAQSLNRDLSLSKEKVLLITKQCNAVEEELKEAKSIIEALESQQILVINELEELRNANTQNVETLHKQKLELSTLKEQTGCQDFKNLPSTTHNEDCSLEEKLNKMHASLEKANRLNKWYQSDRAFQASNEEQMDEVRRQVEAETAEVIVCLQEELYLLQQEVQAGNEKEMETKESLAVLQTEIKELQEKLSLMTQENTKLSKLLENKENELAQLSGEWDLLTNEIEAVLQGGHESLKDASDQLTTISSSFPQKSSWISAQFGRMAKHIFEKELLIEELNHYLDVASSKRNEMECMLSSLRGAALVMTEVHQQECSRKDKEIIQLSSQLTAESSTILELNNRIKHVEDHLRNASTCATVAFVIVNRLSELNSNHLDALKHLDKQLMELVETNTNKDCVIQSQASIIGEAEKQVQSLKKDLEGLKASCSDLSLKLSEEQKCGNALRLELEDYEEKTILKTGEKLTEFKNGVSEVRSYMKEYVETIGSFGGHDSTETSTCFSVNENDDKRTGMETKEAFKCMNSCADGDIIFKSPGCFADLGNNRSGENILECQNTLKDVNNKDATIMLLKKEIESALESLNGVQAEMSKLRDEKDKFYTSEKEIQRGIDCIVNQVVLLQNAMDYFEEESKFRIDSLEFKLHGLEEIVQYSCNSWIKQKELLEAELGDARAVSTQKDTEASCILAKFEEVQDTMKDADIMINELMIANETLKLEVKELRKKEVSLICDSDSLIRQVQSLQIINDQKNCHLEEVERQLKSDFDTMKSSVMEMELVFSQVQTASIKDCLSVASDCLSMRSYFHDSIKLMSSCLEDIWSEIIIKDSAVSVLHLCHLGILLETVTGLNAENGLLSRGFGESNAVISELREQNIKSRRELESCRSLEGKLLADIKNSFDRISRKEDETGELSIKLTTFEQKIMDLQFQEELMLQRSNHMGSELAVLMKELDLSNQNVLASFLDRERLLKKQEEVFRSQQDNFIMEMSARDFEFLIMSLQLEQATAIKADIEKEQQSSIEVLETFKEDMIFQVINARVTESILLEIEEEHSSLQKEFEVAGKELQAMLSELDKRNATISQMEDFNRTLLLDAQSLNEVASLNDKLKGELDEEMEAKKILSFQVEKLNAECQKLIVDKKVIEAALELSSGEISTLQQQNQTLQSNIVLLEATSLQLQNELQMNNSELSKFHSVDEMEKSTHRDIAKLKAENSLLLQELEEKKAELISSLREKNILDVENKKLEDFISSLENQTAKLQIDMDEARAEVNELRLSQSVVKDVIKTKSQDLQIQVARVKALQEEKALLRGELRDYMSKGREYLNASSSKFVRCVDSVEYLHAAGNNICSLSSKETLLLDDMFQELCVEFGRISRLLEDFENLENLTKELASETASLQTELLRKDEILGGLLFDMSLLQESASNSMDHKDEIEALLGSISSLEDELQLKSDNLNEAVARGQELEAQLQEKMRIISCLELDIAKEHKAVRSLKSENLELIASIEDALEAKKSMEEELVERRKVSENLETEVAEMGIALAEMNIMIESLKCNLNDVTVERDDLHGEMLVLKKELEMARISAEENGALAAEAQEMAEISKVNVEGKEQEVKLLERSVEELECTVNVLENKVEILKGEAERQRLQREELEMELQAIRQQMHSVKSCDSDMKRKLDEKEKILEEALQRIQILEREIAAKDAEISRCRGHISELNLHAEAQASEYKQKFKVLEAMLEQVKQDVPATHGTNSSANKLEKNASKSRGSGSPFKCIGLGLVQQIKSEKDEELSAGRHRIDELEALAASRQKEIFMLNARLAAAESMTHDVIRDLLGLKLDMNSCANLLDNQQLQMLMEKAQLHNVQEQEVAKLKQQLNEFIKERKGWIAEIDRKQAEMVTTQVAVEKLRQRDQLLTTENEMLKMENLNYKKRTTELDAEVKKLSGQQNLQQRIHHHAKIKEENNILKRQNDELSVKLRKSEALLSRVKQELAQFRIADGRSPCINFDEEQRLNDKLMETETERFQLAQELVSLCTSILKAAGITRPKSEVNLAVAEEALDQLKNRVNALETELEDVKLKNRMNKERIRLSELMPETSTPFSSRTDPRQQPTLLSAFDR; encoded by the exons ATGAAGGGTGATGGGAATGGTAATACGCGGACAGTGGCCAATGTTGTAACCCCTCGGTCGACTAGGACTATAGGGAGGGCTAATAATTCCAGTTATTCAGAGTGTAATTCAACGCAAAGCACACCTACAAAGAGTGTGAGCAAGCCTCAAAATCCGGGATTATGTTTGGCTAGTGGTTCTAGGCCTCCTCCTAGTGGTGGTGCTCGGATGTCCAACTTTGCTGCTCTGTCTAAAGGGATACCAATTTCTTGTAATTCAGTTACTGTTGTCAATTCTGTCGAGGTCCCCCATTTTGAACTCAAGGAGGACCACTCATTCTGGTTGGAGCACAATGTCCAG GTTTTGATACGTGTACGGCCTCTCAGCAATGCAGAAAAGAGTACTCATGGTTACTCTAGGTGCCTGAAGCAGGAAAGTGCACAAACCATCACCTGGATTGGGCAACCTGAAACACGGTTCACATTTGATCATGTTGCCTGTGAATCAATAGACCAG GAAACACTTTTCAGGTTGGTTGGTTTGCCAATGGTGGAGAACTGCTTATCTGGATACAACAGCTGTATGTTTGCTTATGGGCAG ACAGGAAGTGGGAAGACGCACACAATGCTTGGTGACATTGACGAGCTAGAAATTAAACCCAGCTTAAATCGTGGTATGACGCCACGGATATTTGAGTTCTTGTTTGCAAGAATCAGAGCA GAAGAGGAAAGTCGTAAGGATGAGAAATTACGATATCATTGCAAATGTTCATTTTTAGAGATCTATAATGAGCAGATTAGCGATCTCCTTGATCCTTCATCAACAAACTTACAG TTGCGTGAGGATATCAAGAAAGGTGTGTACGTTGAAAATCTATCAGAATTTGAAGTCCAAACTGTTGGTGACATTCTTAGACTTTTGAGACAG GGTTCTTCAAACAGGAAAGTTGCAGCTACCAATATGAACAGAGAAAGCAGCAGGTCACACAGTGTTTTTACATGTGAAATTGAGAGTAGTTGGGAAAAGGACTCCACATGTAATTTCCGTTTCGCACGGCTGAACCTTGTCGATCTTGCTGGTTCTGAAAG GCAAAAGACTTCTGGCGCTGAAGGTGAACGTCTAAAGGAGGCAGCAAATATCAACAAATCATTATCTACTCTAGG ACATGTAATAATGGTTCTTGTGGATGTTGCAAATGGAAGACCAAGGCATATTCCATATAGAGACTCCAGGCTGACATTTTTGCTTCAG GATTCTCTAGGTGGAAACTCGAAAACAATGATAATAGCCAACGTCAGCCCTTCTATTTG CTCAGCTGCAGAAACACTGAACACTTTAAAGTTTGCTCAGCGAGCAAAGCTCATTCAGAACAAT GCTGTTGTTAATGAAGATACTTCTGGAGATGTTGTCACATTACAAAACCAGATACGGCTTCTTAAG GAGGAGCTTTCTGTTCTCAAACATCAAAATGTATCCCGGGCTTTGACATTTGGTCCACTTATGGTGAATAATACACATGAAGATGGCAGTAGTTGCTATGAAGAAGCATTTGAAATAGATCAGCAGCCTTATTTACTTGATAAAGACAAAGGCAGTCTGAGATTATCTACTAAACAG TTCAAATCGTTGGAGACTACACTTGCTGGTGCTTTAAGGAGAGAAAAGATGGCAGAAATTTCTATTAAACAACTTGAAGCTGAGATTGAGCAGCTGAACCGTCTG GTGCGTCAAAGGGAGGAAGACACCAGGTGCACAAAGATGATGTTGAAATTCAGGGAAGACAAGATTCAACGATTGGAGTCTCTTCTTGGTGGATTAATGCCAACAGATGCTTACTTATTGGAAGAGAACAGGGAGCTTTCCAATGAAGTTCAGTTGCTTCGAGCCAAAGTAGAAAAAAATCCAGAAGTGACTCGCTTTGCCCTTGAAAACATTAGGCTTCTAGAACAACTTCGAAG ATTTCAGGACTTCTATGAAGAAGGGGAGAGAGAAATGCTATCAGCAGAGGTATCTGAACTTCGGGATCAG TTAATTTTTTCTCTTGACGGGACATTGAAGCAACTTAACCATCTAGACATGAGCATGCTGCCCAAT CAGCGCATAGATGTACTCGAAGAGAATGATTCAGTTCACGAAGAG TTAAAAAGGACACTGTGTGAATTAGAAGAATGCAGGACTAACCTAAACCGCTGCTTAGAGTACAATGCAAAGCTCAGCAG GGAAGTTGAGGATTTGCACTCTTCATTAAGCATTAGTAGATCTGGAGCTGAGGAACAGGATGGCAATATTAAAGTCATTAAG GAGTCCATAACGGAAGCTCCATCTTTCCATAATGAGCCAATAGAGGCTGCTCAGAAAGTGAAGAAAGAAACTTGGCCAGGAAATATGAATGAACAAATAGAAGAAGTTCTTGATTTGCAACTGGAGTTGGATATTGTGAAAGTTATTCTTAAAGAAGAGAGGTCTTACCGTCAGCAAGCTGAGACCAGGGCACAATCCTTGAACAGAGATCTTAGTCTGTCAAAGGAAAAGGTCCTTTTGATAACCAAACAGTGTAATGCTGTGGAAGAAGAACTAAAGGAAGCAAAATCCATCATTGAAGCTCTCGAGTCACAACAAATTCTAGTGATCAATGAGTTAGAGGAACTCAGAAACGCTAACACCCAGAACGTGGAAACTTTGCACAAACAGAAGCTTGAACTCTCTACTCTGAAGGAGCAAACTGGTTGTCAAGATTTCAAAAATCTTCCATCAACTACGCACAATGAAGATTGTTCTTTAGAAGAGAAGCTGAACAAGATGCATGCTTCTCTAGAAAAAGCCAACAGACTCAATAAGTGGTACCAAAGTGACAGAGCATTTCAGGCATCCAATGAAGAACAAATGGATGAGGTCCGTAGGCAGGTTGAGGCTGAAACTGCCGAGGTCATTGTATGCCTGCAGGAAGAACTTTATCTTCTTCAGCAAGAAGTCCAAGCAGGTAATGAGAAAGAGATGGAGACCAAAGAGAGCTTGGCAGTTTTGCAAACTGAAATAAAAGAATTGCAGGAAAAATTATCTTTGATGACCCAAGAAAACACAAAATTGAGCAAATTGCTAGAGaacaaagaaaatgaattagCACAATTGTCTGGAGAATGGGATCTGTTGACCAATGAGATTGAAGCTGTTCTCCAAGGTGGGCATGAGTCCCTTAAAGATGCATCAGATCAACTGACTACTATCTCAAGTTCATTTCCCCAGAAAAGCAGTTGGATTTCTGCACAATTTGGAAGGATGGCAAAACACATTTTTGAGAAGGAATTGCTGATTGAAGAGCTCAACCATTATTTAGATGTTGCTTCCAGTAAAAGAAACGAAATGGAGTGCATGCTGAGTTCTTTAAGAGGAGCCGCTCTGGTTATGACTGAAGTGCACCAGCAAGAGTGCAGTAGAAAGGACAAAGAGATAATCCAGCTATCTTCCCAGTTGACTGCTGAATCTTCCACAATTCTTGAACTGAATAACAGAATCAAGCATGTCGAGGATCATCTTAGAAATGCTTCAACTTGTGCAACAGTTGCTTTTGTTATTGTGAATCGATTATCTGAGTTGAACTCTAATCATCTTGATGCATTAAAGCATTTGGATAAACAGCTCATGGAACTAGTAGAAACAAACACTAACAAGGATTGTGTAATTCAGAGTCAGGCTTCGATAATTGGCGAAGCAGAGAAGCAGGTTCAGTCTCTTAAAAAAGACTTAGAAGGGTTGAAGGCAAGCTGCAGTGATCTAAGTCTGAAGCTATCTGAGGAGCAGAAATGTGGTAATGCTTTGAGACTGGAGCTAGAAGACTATGAAGAAAAAACTATCTTGAAAACAGGAGAGAAACTTACAGAGTTCAAAAATGGTGTTTCAGAAGTGAGATCTTACATGAAGGAGTATGTGGAGACAATTGGAAGTTTTGGAGGACATGATTCTACAGAAACTTCTACATGCTTCTCAGTCAATGAAAATGATGACAAACGG ACAGGTATGGAGACAAAAGAAGCTTTCAAATGCATGAACTCATGTGCTGACGgagatataatatttaaatcaCCAGGATGTTTTGCTGACCTAGGAAATAACAGAAGTGGTGAGAACATTTTGGAGTGTCAAAATACTTTGAAGGATGTAAACAACAAAGATGCCACCATTATGCTTCTGAAGAAAGAAATAGAATCTGCTCTCGAAAGCTTGAATGGGGTGCAAGCTGAGATGTCCAAATTACGAGATGAGAAAGATAAATTCTACACATCCGAGAAAGAGATCCAGAGGGGCATTGACTGCATTGTGAATCAGGTAGTTCTTTTGCAGAATGCTATGGATTATTTTGAAGAGGAATCAAAATTCAGGATTGATAGTCTGGAATTTAAGCTACATGGGTTGGAAGAAATTGTGCAGTACTCTTGTAATTCCTGGATCAAGCAAAAAGAG TTGCTTGAGGCAGAGCTTGGGGATGCAAGGGCAGTTTCCACGCAGAAAGACACTGAAGCTTCCTGCATTCTTGCTAAATTTGAAGAGGTCCAAGACACCATGAAAGATGCAGATATAATGATAAATGAACTTATGATagcgaatgaaaccctaaagctTGAGGTTAAAGAGCTCAGGAAAAAGGAGGTTTCGCTAATTTGTGACAGCGATTCCCTTATCAGGCAAGTTCAAAGCTTGCAGATCATAAACGATCAGAAGAATTGCCACCTTGAAGAAGTCGAAAGACAGTTGAAATCAGATTTTGACACAATGAAGAGCTCAGTAATGGAAATGGAGTTGGTTTTTTCACAGGTCCAAACTGCTTCGATCAAAGATTGTTTGTCTGTAGCCTCTGATTGCCTTTCCATGAGGTCTTACTTTCATGACTCCATAAAGTTAATGAGCTCATGTCTTGAGGACATCTGGTCTGAGATCATTATCAAGGATTCTGCTGTGTCCGTTCTGCACCTTTGTCATTTGGGAATTCTCTTGGAAACAGTGACTggattaaatgcagaaaatggTTTGCTAAGCCGTGGGTTTGGTGAATCTAATGCAGTTATATCTGAGTTGAGAGAGCAGAATATCAAATCAAGGAGAGAGCTTGAGAGTTGCAGAAGTCTTGAGGGCAAGTTATTGGCTGACATCAAAAATAGTTTTGATCGCATATCCAGGAAAGAGGATGAAACTGGGGAACTCAGCATCAAGCTAActacttttgagcaaaagatAATGGATCTACAGTTTCAAGAAGAGTTAATGTTGCAAAGGTCTAACCATATGGGATCAGAACTGGCAGTGCTAATGAAGGAGCTGGATCTTAGTAACCAGAATGTATTGGCATCTTTTCTAGATCGAGAAAGGTTGCTGAAAAAACAGGAGGAAGTATTCCGATCTCAGCAGGACAATTTTATAATGGAAATGTCTGCAagagattttgaatttttgatcaTGTCATTGCAGTTAGAACAAGCAACTGCTATAAAAGCTGACATTGAGAAAGAACAGCAAAGTTCTATTGAAGTTCTTGAGACTTTCAAGGAAGACATGATTTTCCAAGTTATAAATGCAAGAGTAACTGAATCAATCTTGCTTGAGATAGAAGAAGAACATTCTTCTCTACAGAAGGAATTTGAAGTAGCAGGAAAGGAGCTGCAAGCAATGCTGTCAGAGCTTGACAAAAGGAATGCAACAATTTCTCAAATGGAAGATTTCAACAGAACTCTTCTTCTTGATGCTCAGTCATTAAATGAAGTTGCTTCTTTGAATGATAAATTGAAAGGTGAACTTGATGAGGAGATGGaagcaaaaaaaattctgtcaTTCCAGGTTGAGAAACTTAATGCTGAATGTCAGAAATTAATAGTAGACAAGAAGGTGATTGAAGCTGCTCTTGAACTTTCTTCTGGAGAAATCTCTACCCTTCAGCAGCAAAACCAGACATTGCAAAGTAATATTGTCTTGTTGGAAGCAACATCTCTTCAACTTCAGAATGAGCTCCAGATGAACAATTCAGAACTTAGCAAGTTCCACTCCGTCGATGAGATGGAGAAGTCAACTCATCGGGATATAGCAAAACTCAAAGCAGAAAATTCTTTGCTCCTACAGGAATTGGAGGAGAAGAAAGCTGAACTTATCTCATCCTTAAGGGAGAAGAACATCCTTGatgttgaaaataaaaaattggaggATTTCATCTCTTCATTGGAAAATCAAACTGCAAAACTGCAGATAGATATGGATGAGGCAAGAGCAGAGGTAAATGAACTCCGCCTTTCTCAGTCTGTAGTCAAAGATGTCATTAAAACAAAAAGCCAGGATTTGCAAATACAAGTTGCTAGAGTCAAGGCTTTGCAAGAAGAGAAAGCTCTCTTGAGAGGTGAACTCAGAGATTACATGAGCAAGGGACGTGAATATCTAAATGCCTCAAGCTCGAAGTTTGTGAGATGTGTTGATTCAGTGGAATATTTGCATGCCGCAGGCAACAATATATGCAGTTTATCCTCTAAAGAAACTCTTTTGTTGGATGATATGTTCCAAGAACTATGTGTCGAGTTTGGAAGGATATCTAGGCTTTTGGAGGATTTTGAAAATCTAGAGAATTTAACTAAAGAGCTTGCATCTGAAACAGCTTCTTTACAAACTGAGTTACTGAGGAAAGATGAAATTCTTGGCGGACTGCTATTTGATATGAGCTTGTTGCAGGAGTCTGCATCTAATAGTATGGACCACAAAGATGAAATTGAAGCATTGTTGGGTTCTATAAGTTCTTTGGAAGATGAACTCCAATTAAAATCAGACAATCTCAATGAAGCTGTTGCCAGAGGCCAAGAACTTGAAGCTCAGCTGCAGGAGAAAATGAGGATAATATCCTGTTTGGAGTTGGATATTGCAAAAGAACATAAGGCTGTAAGATCACTCAAGAGTGAAAATCTTGAATTGATTGCCAGCATCGAAGATGCTTTAGAAGCTAAGAAGTCCATGGAGGAGGAGTTGGTCGAGAGAAGGAAAGTCAGTGAGAACCTTGAAACTGAGGTTGCTGAAATGGGAATTGCTCTTGCTGAAATGAACATAATGATTGAGTCCTTAAAATGTAATTTGAATGATGTTACTGTTGAAAGGGATGATCTCCATGGAGAAATGCTTGTTTTAAAGAAAGAGCTGGAGATGGCACGAATTAGTGCTGAAGAAAATGGAGCACTTGCTGCAGAAGCTCAAGAG ATGGCAGAAATTAGTAAAGTTAATGTTGAAGGTAAGGAACAGGAGGTGAAGCTATTAGAGCGGTCTGTCGAAGAGCTAGAATGTACAGTCAATGTACTCGAAAATAAG GTCGAGATACTGAAAGGAGAAGCTGAACGGCAAAGACTGCAAAGGGAGGAACTTGAAATGGAACTTCAAGCTATCAGGCAACAGATGCATAGTGTCAAAAGCTGTGATTCTGATATGAAAAG GAAACTtgatgaaaaagagaaaatcctTGAAGAAGCCCTTCAGCGCATCCAAATACTTGAGAGAGAGATAGCTGCAAAAGATGCAGAG ATCTCCAGATGCAGGGGTCACATCTCTGAACTAAATTTGCATGCAGAGGCCCAGGCTTCTGAGTACAAGCAAAAG TTCAAGGTACTGGAAGCTATGTTAGAACAAGTCAAACAGGATGTCCCAGCCACCCATGGCACAAATTCATCCGCAAATAAGTTGGAAAAAAATGCTTCAAAGTCTAGGGGCTCTGGTTCCCCTTTTAAATGTATCGGTCTGGGTTTAGTTCAACAGATAAAGTCTGAGAAAGATGAGGAGCTTAGTGCAGGAAGACATCGTATTGACGAACTTGAGGCCCTAGCTGCAAGTAGACAAAAAGAG ATATTCATGTTGAATGCACGATTAGCTGCTGCAGAAAGCATGACCCATGATGTTATCCGTGATTTGTTGGGTTTAAAGTTGGACATGAATAGTTGTGCG AACTTGCTGGATAATCAACAACTACAAATGCTCATGGAGAAGGCTCAACTACATAATGTTCAG GAGCAGGAAGTAGCTAAGCTGAAGCAGCAGTTGAATGAATTTATCAAGGAGAGGAAAGG ATGGATTGCAGAAATTGATAGAAAACAAGCTGAGATGGTGACTACACAAGTTGCGGTGGAAAAACTGCGCCAGCGAGATCAATTGCTGACAACTGAAAATGAAATGTTGAAG ATGGAGAACCTGAATTATAAGAAGAGGACTACAGAACTAGATGCAGAAGTAAAGAAGTTGTCCGGCCAGCAAAATCTCCAACAGCGAATCCATCATCATGCTAAAATCAAG GAAGAAAACAATATATTGAAGAGGCAGAACGATGAACTTAGTGTGAAGTTGAGAAAATCAGAGGCTTTGCTTTCAAGGGTGAAGCAAGAGCTGGCTCAGTTTCGCATAGCTGATGGGAGAAGTCCCTGCATCAACTTTGATGAGGAGCAACGGTTAAACGACAAGTTGATG GAAACTGAGACAGAGAGATTCCAATTGGCACAGGAGTTAGTCAGCCTATGTACCAGCATACTAAAG GCTGCTGGGATAACAAGGCCAAAGTCTGAAGTAAATCTGGCGGTGGCTGAAGAAGCGCTTGATCAGCTCAAGAATAGGGTCAATGCCCTAGAAACAGAATTAGAAGACGTGAAATTGAAG AATAGaatgaacaaagaaaggatcagATTGTCTGAGCTCATGCCAGAAACCTCCACTCCGTTCAGCTCACGAACAGACCCCCGCCAACAACCGACACTGCTTTCTGCTTTTGACCGATAA